In one Microbacterium invictum genomic region, the following are encoded:
- a CDS encoding ThuA domain-containing protein has protein sequence MTDILDVLILSGHMTREHDNEHRSFRLHNQWITTLLEDTGRFRVRVVEDPRGLGADIIDKYDVLIVVFEGRDGFFEEAVGFGPETDAAILKFVHDDGKGIVWFHGSAAQEDRWGYPEEYNVMRGAKLSAYETGLRPRPWGEAQLDTVEPRHPITEGISARWTVTGDDILTGVDLYEGAQVLLTTFDDLEAYEKAPMWPMSHYPVEIPEGGIAALNGMNTDQPIAWINEYGTGRSFTITIGHDIDTFRRIEFIRMFPRGVEWAATGEVGLEGPDRRGERRFLPWPYYNREG, from the coding sequence GTGACCGACATCCTCGACGTTCTGATCCTCTCGGGACATATGACCCGCGAGCATGACAACGAGCACCGCAGCTTCCGGCTGCACAATCAGTGGATCACCACCCTCCTCGAAGACACCGGACGCTTCCGGGTCCGTGTGGTGGAGGACCCGCGGGGCCTCGGCGCCGACATCATCGACAAGTACGACGTGCTGATCGTCGTCTTCGAGGGCCGTGACGGCTTCTTCGAAGAGGCCGTCGGGTTCGGACCCGAAACGGATGCCGCGATCCTGAAGTTCGTGCACGACGACGGCAAGGGCATCGTCTGGTTCCACGGCTCCGCTGCGCAGGAGGATCGCTGGGGATACCCCGAGGAGTACAACGTCATGCGGGGCGCGAAGCTCAGCGCCTACGAGACGGGGCTTCGGCCGCGCCCGTGGGGAGAGGCGCAGCTCGACACGGTCGAGCCGCGGCATCCGATCACGGAGGGCATCAGCGCGCGCTGGACGGTGACCGGCGACGACATCCTCACCGGCGTCGACCTCTACGAGGGCGCGCAGGTGCTGCTGACGACCTTCGACGACCTGGAGGCCTACGAGAAGGCGCCGATGTGGCCCATGTCGCACTACCCGGTCGAGATCCCCGAGGGGGGGATCGCTGCGCTCAACGGCATGAACACCGACCAGCCGATCGCGTGGATCAACGAGTACGGCACCGGCCGCTCGTTCACCATCACGATCGGCCATGACATCGACACGTTCCGCCGCATCGAGTTCATCCGCATGTTCCCGCGCGGCGTCGAATGGGCGGCCACCGGCGAGGTCGGCCTCGAGGGCCCCGATCGCCGTGGTGAGCGCCGCTTCCTCCCCTGGCCGTACTACAACCGCGAGGGGTGA
- a CDS encoding histidine phosphatase family protein codes for MTSTANTEPRGTMVLVRHGETEWSKNGRHTGLTDIPLTETGVYKSELAGTLLATRRFELVLTSPLQRAVDTARHAGFPAAEPDARLHEWDYGAYEGLTTPEIIAQLGHPWSIWDDGAPSGETPGESVAEVTARAESLLGDIRPRLERGEHVLMFSHAHFIRALTGTWLGLTASGGRYFWLGTSAVNELGFEHARPVVLQWNHVRGR; via the coding sequence GTGACGAGCACCGCGAACACCGAACCCCGGGGGACCATGGTCCTCGTCCGGCACGGCGAGACCGAGTGGAGCAAGAACGGTCGCCACACCGGGCTCACCGACATCCCGCTCACCGAGACCGGGGTCTACAAGTCCGAGCTGGCGGGCACCCTCCTCGCCACCCGCCGCTTTGAGCTCGTGCTGACGAGCCCGTTGCAACGCGCCGTCGACACCGCCCGGCACGCCGGCTTCCCCGCCGCCGAGCCCGACGCGCGCCTGCACGAGTGGGACTACGGCGCCTACGAGGGACTCACGACGCCGGAGATCATCGCTCAGCTCGGGCACCCCTGGTCGATCTGGGACGATGGCGCGCCCTCCGGCGAGACTCCGGGTGAGAGCGTCGCCGAGGTCACCGCGCGCGCGGAGTCGCTGCTCGGCGACATCCGTCCGCGTCTGGAGCGTGGCGAGCACGTGCTGATGTTCTCGCACGCCCACTTCATCCGCGCCCTGACCGGCACCTGGCTCGGGCTCACCGCGTCGGGCGGCCGCTACTTCTGGCTCGGCACCTCCGCGGTGAACGAGCTCGGCTTCGAGCACGCGCGCCCCGTCGTTCTGCAGTGGAATCACGTGCGGGGGCGCTGA
- a CDS encoding ABC transporter substrate-binding protein, which produces MPNTTRSAPTRWLATAAVLTATAVVAGCSGGGGAQPSGGSSDELAGFSVMFPMANDGDDVYGQLAQQYAEETGVEVEVISYPAESYNNQLTTQLQAGNAADVMVLIPGGGQAVTVQTIAEADFLEPLGEASAAIVPEGQAALFSVDDTLYGQPTALSPTSLVWNGPAGAEAGIDEYPETFDEMLDACGTAREAGKSMVVVAGAISFNTGILASMIAATRVYQGDPDWNQKRIDGDVTFADSGWRDVLEDVVAMIDAGCFQNGAAGGTFDSITQGLGGQTSLSAPVPGSAAAQINANAGLELDVRSFPPADGQEPYALISANYAWVINASADDAVKQSAQAFLDWAAEPEQAQTFADIAGLVPISGASADTVSVEYQPIGDLLESGSYTGFPVETWPNPAVYEALSVGVQGLFTGQKTVDQILDEMDAAWDA; this is translated from the coding sequence ATGCCGAACACGACCCGCTCCGCGCCCACCCGCTGGCTGGCGACAGCCGCTGTCCTCACGGCGACCGCTGTCGTCGCCGGATGCTCCGGCGGCGGTGGCGCCCAGCCCTCCGGGGGGTCCTCCGACGAACTCGCCGGCTTCTCGGTGATGTTCCCGATGGCCAACGACGGCGACGACGTGTATGGACAGCTCGCCCAGCAGTACGCCGAGGAGACGGGCGTGGAGGTCGAGGTCATCTCCTACCCTGCCGAGAGCTACAACAATCAGCTGACCACCCAGCTCCAGGCCGGCAATGCCGCCGACGTGATGGTCCTGATCCCCGGTGGCGGCCAGGCGGTCACCGTTCAGACCATCGCCGAGGCCGACTTCCTCGAGCCTCTCGGCGAGGCCTCCGCCGCGATCGTCCCCGAGGGCCAGGCGGCGCTCTTCAGCGTCGACGACACGCTGTACGGGCAGCCCACGGCACTGTCCCCGACCTCTCTCGTCTGGAACGGCCCGGCAGGGGCGGAGGCCGGTATCGACGAGTACCCCGAGACCTTCGACGAGATGCTCGACGCGTGCGGGACGGCGCGTGAGGCAGGCAAGAGCATGGTGGTCGTCGCGGGGGCGATCTCGTTCAACACCGGAATCCTCGCCTCGATGATCGCCGCCACCCGTGTCTATCAGGGCGATCCCGACTGGAACCAGAAGCGGATCGACGGCGATGTGACCTTCGCCGACAGCGGGTGGCGCGACGTGCTGGAGGACGTCGTCGCGATGATCGACGCCGGATGCTTCCAGAACGGCGCCGCGGGCGGCACCTTCGACAGCATCACCCAGGGGCTGGGCGGCCAGACATCCCTGTCGGCCCCCGTTCCCGGCTCCGCGGCGGCGCAGATCAACGCCAACGCGGGACTCGAGCTCGATGTCCGTTCCTTCCCGCCCGCCGACGGCCAGGAGCCGTACGCGCTCATCTCTGCGAACTACGCCTGGGTGATCAACGCCTCCGCCGATGACGCCGTGAAGCAGTCGGCGCAGGCATTCCTCGACTGGGCCGCTGAGCCGGAGCAGGCTCAGACCTTCGCCGACATCGCCGGACTGGTCCCGATCTCCGGTGCGTCAGCGGACACCGTCTCCGTGGAGTACCAGCCGATCGGCGACCTCCTCGAATCGGGTTCGTACACCGGGTTCCCGGTGGAGACCTGGCCGAACCCCGCCGTCTACGAAGCACTGAGCGTCGGCGTCCAGGGGCTGTTCACGGGCCAGAAGACCGTCGATCAGATCCTCGATGAGATGGATGCCGCCTGGGACGCGTGA
- a CDS encoding Gfo/Idh/MocA family oxidoreductase: MPLRVGIFGSGGIAERAMAEPAASIDGVEVVAVGSRDPERARAFADRFGIAAAGSYADVMANPEVDLIYVALPPAVHAEWATAALRAGTHVLCEKPLSANGADARRIAEAADEAGRAAFVGFHYRLHSFTRRLLEVLASGVLGEIEDIEVDFSIPHFVVKPGNIRLDGDLGGGAVMDVGCYAIDLLRAAWGDAEVVSSMARRYDADPRVDLETDFVLAFDRGGTARVRASFLGDDEGRMHLHVVGSTATLHATSVIVPQWGATLCVTADDDILIDEKADVTESSYAAQLRHLVETLPDGPSPFRAADAVRTMELVDDVYRAAGLHPR, from the coding sequence ATGCCCCTGCGAGTGGGGATCTTCGGTTCGGGCGGAATCGCCGAACGGGCGATGGCAGAGCCTGCGGCATCCATCGACGGCGTCGAGGTCGTCGCTGTCGGATCCCGGGACCCGGAGCGTGCGCGCGCCTTCGCCGACCGCTTCGGCATCGCGGCGGCCGGAAGCTACGCCGACGTCATGGCGAATCCCGAGGTGGATCTGATCTACGTGGCGCTTCCGCCTGCCGTCCACGCCGAGTGGGCGACGGCGGCGCTCCGCGCCGGCACACACGTGCTCTGCGAGAAGCCACTCTCCGCCAACGGCGCTGATGCGCGCCGCATCGCCGAGGCGGCGGACGAGGCAGGGCGCGCGGCGTTCGTGGGATTCCACTACCGGCTCCATTCCTTCACCCGTCGGCTTCTGGAGGTGCTCGCCTCGGGCGTTCTCGGAGAGATCGAGGACATCGAGGTCGATTTCAGCATCCCTCATTTCGTGGTGAAGCCGGGCAACATCCGCCTCGACGGCGATCTCGGCGGCGGGGCGGTCATGGATGTCGGCTGCTACGCCATCGACCTTCTCCGCGCCGCATGGGGCGACGCCGAGGTGGTCTCGTCGATGGCGCGACGGTACGACGCCGACCCGCGCGTCGATCTCGAGACCGACTTCGTGCTGGCCTTCGATCGGGGCGGGACGGCCCGGGTCCGCGCGTCGTTCCTCGGCGATGACGAGGGGCGGATGCACCTGCACGTCGTGGGCTCCACGGCGACGCTGCACGCGACGAGCGTCATCGTCCCCCAGTGGGGCGCGACGCTTTGCGTCACGGCGGACGACGACATCCTCATCGACGAGAAGGCCGACGTGACGGAGTCGAGTTATGCGGCGCAGCTGCGGCATCTCGTCGAGACGCTGCCCGACGGGCCATCGCCGTTCCGCGCCGCCGACGCGGTGCGGACGATGGAGCTCGTCGACGACGTCTACCGCGCTGCGGGGCTGCACCCGCGCTGA
- a CDS encoding C-glycoside deglycosidase beta subunit domain-containing protein: MLEREIIQNRGVENVVEGGEVTGFRFLVRMPNYRGVFARLIDGIEVRVGDLTWPREVPLWTLGGTQYTLAELKAAHLDVHWDLDEPAVITIPHAGGLAPGIHDIDVEIAIHAPYFPPPFRPSLFPSARKVTVIA; encoded by the coding sequence ATGCTTGAACGCGAGATCATCCAGAACCGTGGCGTCGAGAACGTCGTAGAAGGCGGCGAGGTCACCGGGTTCCGGTTCCTCGTCCGCATGCCCAACTATCGCGGCGTCTTCGCCCGTCTGATCGACGGCATCGAGGTGCGCGTCGGTGACCTCACCTGGCCTCGGGAGGTGCCGCTGTGGACCCTCGGCGGGACGCAGTACACGCTGGCCGAGCTCAAAGCGGCGCACCTCGACGTCCACTGGGACCTCGACGAGCCCGCTGTGATCACGATCCCCCATGCCGGCGGGCTGGCCCCCGGCATCCATGACATCGACGTGGAGATCGCCATCCACGCGCCCTACTTCCCGCCGCCCTTCCGGCCGTCCCTGTTCCCCTCCGCACGAAAGGTCACGGTGATCGCGTGA
- a CDS encoding ROK family protein, producing MVPTGVRALPDDRVGARASDAGATDPIAPSLEAAPLAAIVDLVRSGRARTRPQLAEVTGLSRKIVTQRVEQACEGGLLREAGFAPSEGGRQARLLEFNRDAGRVFAVVVGASEMRVGVADLAGTLLDVTHEEWSVETGPDSTMARVKAHLDALAAGHVVDRPWGIGIGLPGPVEIGSARLIDPAIMPGWDGFSARAWLREHYDAPVWVDNDVNLMAVGEWAFGDGDRSHDMLFIKAGTGIGSAFISRGRVLHGQRGAAGDIGHIHVTDDADAVCRCGQTGCLEAVAGGWSLLVEATARAEASPILARAIAERGRVELGDIGAAARAEDPIVRDLVLRRATALGAVAANLVTFTNPGELVIGGGVLRAGAELIERIATVVRARSTRMASEELTIRAASLDQLEGVMGAAYLAAESLLAPSALARWVDEGSPFGHAAALQRHRAAFV from the coding sequence ATGGTGCCGACTGGAGTCAGAGCGCTTCCCGACGATCGGGTCGGCGCGCGGGCGAGCGACGCAGGAGCGACCGATCCCATCGCTCCCTCGCTCGAGGCGGCACCGCTCGCTGCGATCGTCGACCTGGTCCGTTCCGGGCGCGCACGGACGCGTCCCCAGCTGGCCGAGGTCACCGGACTGAGCCGGAAAATCGTCACCCAGCGCGTGGAGCAGGCGTGCGAAGGCGGACTCCTGCGCGAAGCGGGCTTCGCTCCGTCGGAGGGCGGTCGTCAAGCCCGTCTGCTGGAGTTCAACCGAGACGCCGGCCGGGTCTTCGCGGTCGTGGTCGGCGCGTCGGAGATGCGGGTGGGCGTCGCCGATCTGGCGGGAACCCTGCTCGATGTGACCCACGAGGAATGGTCGGTCGAGACCGGGCCGGACAGCACCATGGCGCGGGTGAAGGCCCATCTCGACGCTCTCGCGGCCGGTCACGTCGTCGACCGGCCGTGGGGGATCGGCATCGGGCTGCCAGGTCCGGTCGAGATCGGGTCGGCCCGCTTGATCGACCCGGCCATCATGCCCGGCTGGGACGGCTTCAGTGCGCGCGCGTGGCTTCGCGAGCACTACGACGCTCCGGTCTGGGTCGACAACGACGTGAATCTCATGGCCGTCGGCGAGTGGGCCTTCGGCGACGGCGATCGTTCGCACGACATGCTCTTCATCAAGGCCGGAACGGGCATCGGATCGGCGTTCATCTCGCGAGGGCGTGTGCTGCATGGTCAGCGCGGTGCAGCCGGCGACATCGGACACATCCACGTCACCGACGATGCCGATGCGGTGTGTCGATGCGGCCAGACCGGATGCCTCGAAGCCGTCGCCGGCGGCTGGTCGCTGCTGGTCGAAGCGACAGCGCGTGCGGAAGCGAGTCCGATCCTAGCTCGGGCGATCGCCGAACGCGGGCGGGTGGAGCTCGGCGACATCGGTGCGGCTGCCCGCGCGGAGGATCCGATCGTTCGAGATCTGGTGCTTCGGCGCGCCACGGCGCTGGGCGCGGTCGCGGCGAACCTCGTGACGTTCACCAATCCGGGCGAGCTCGTCATCGGTGGCGGCGTCCTTCGGGCGGGTGCCGAGCTCATCGAGCGGATCGCCACGGTCGTCCGCGCGCGCAGCACCCGGATGGCGTCAGAGGAGCTGACCATCCGCGCTGCGTCGCTGGATCAGCTCGAGGGCGTCATGGGCGCGGCCTACCTTGCCGCGGAGAGTCTGCTCGCGCCTTCCGCACTCGCGCGGTGGGTGGACGAGGGGTCGCCCTTCGGCCATGCGGCGGCGCTGCAACGACACCGCGCCGCATTCGTCTGA
- the dinB gene encoding DNA polymerase IV, with protein sequence MRDAATVLHADLDAFYASVEQRDAPGLRGRPVIVGGGVVLAASYEAKARGVRTAMGGRQARELCPDAIVVPPRMEAYSAASKAVFEIFRDTTPLVEGLSIDEAFLEVGGLRRIAGDPADIAARLRERVRSEVGLPISVGVARTKFLAKVASAVSKPDGLLVVEPDDEEAFLLPLPVERLWGVGVKTAEKLHGLGIRTVGQLAELEAATAERLLGRAAGAHLHALARLRDPRPVDTTRRRRSIGSQRALGTRPRTHDELDVILSQIVDRLGRRLREGDRVCRSVVLRLRFGDYTKATRSRTLRFPTDRTSLLLDTARMLLAAAHPAIAERGITLIGLSLSHLEHADSVQPELPLDFTGEDEVDGALDTVLDRLRDRFGAGSVARAAQLGRDPGWSTPILPEHE encoded by the coding sequence ATGCGCGACGCCGCGACCGTGCTGCATGCCGACCTCGATGCGTTCTACGCCTCGGTCGAGCAGCGCGATGCGCCCGGCCTCCGGGGGCGGCCGGTCATCGTCGGGGGCGGCGTGGTCCTCGCCGCCAGCTACGAGGCCAAGGCGCGCGGGGTGCGCACCGCGATGGGTGGGCGGCAGGCACGTGAGCTCTGCCCCGACGCGATCGTCGTCCCCCCACGGATGGAGGCGTACTCCGCGGCCAGCAAGGCCGTGTTCGAGATCTTCCGCGACACCACACCGCTCGTCGAGGGGCTCTCGATCGACGAGGCCTTCCTCGAGGTCGGCGGACTCCGTCGTATAGCCGGCGATCCCGCCGACATCGCCGCACGCCTGCGCGAACGGGTGCGGTCGGAGGTCGGGCTCCCCATCTCGGTGGGCGTCGCCCGGACGAAGTTCCTCGCCAAGGTCGCAAGTGCGGTGAGCAAGCCCGACGGGCTCCTCGTGGTCGAACCCGACGACGAGGAGGCCTTCCTCCTCCCCCTGCCGGTCGAGCGGCTGTGGGGCGTCGGGGTGAAGACGGCCGAGAAGCTGCACGGGCTCGGGATCCGCACCGTCGGACAGCTCGCCGAGCTCGAGGCGGCGACCGCCGAGCGCCTGCTCGGGCGGGCGGCGGGCGCGCACCTTCACGCCCTCGCGCGCCTGCGCGACCCCCGCCCGGTCGACACCACCCGCCGGCGCCGCTCGATCGGGTCGCAGCGGGCCCTCGGCACGCGCCCTCGCACCCACGACGAGCTCGACGTCATTCTCAGCCAGATCGTCGACCGGCTCGGCCGCCGCCTCCGCGAGGGCGACCGCGTGTGCCGGAGCGTCGTGTTGCGCCTGCGCTTCGGCGACTACACCAAGGCGACGAGATCGCGCACCCTCCGGTTTCCGACGGACCGCACGTCGCTGCTGCTCGACACGGCGCGGATGCTGCTGGCCGCCGCCCATCCCGCGATCGCGGAGCGCGGGATCACCCTCATCGGCCTCTCGCTGTCGCACCTCGAGCACGCGGACAGCGTCCAGCCCGAGCTGCCGCTCGACTTCACCGGGGAGGACGAGGTCGACGGCGCCCTCGACACCGTGCTCGATCGGCTCCGAGATCGCTTCGGTGCCGGTTCCGTCGCCCGCGCGGCCCAGCTCGGTCGCGATCCGGGGTGGTCCACCCCGATCCTCCCCGAGCACGAGTGA
- a CDS encoding NAD(P)/FAD-dependent oxidoreductase, which translates to MTPSSPSLPVVIVGAGPAGMATALALHKVGHPVHLLERYREARPAGNILNLWPPPIKALREMGVDTTDLGAPCHTTFRGVRGNIRADVRIPDEVVREYGGGFIGLLRPELYRRMLAAMPAGVLQTNVEVASVEDRGDRVRVSLGDGSVIDAGVLVGADGIDSMIRTQLWGPSERREHKLHIIGGYTFADVPGVERGEVVLTHDRSVQGTYSSIRDDGRDGIQWWVLEAWDPAVAPPEDLKAHALRLAGRFPGPLSGLVAATDPAHFQRWPIRDRKPLAQWSKGRVTLAGDAAHATSPYAAYGAGMSIGDGYTLAQELTDVDLSDTASVTAALARYDGRRISHTTSQVQQAYVLGKVFHHAPAPLRPLRDLILDRTPMLQKQVGEMSPAEIVAQLEEMGAGLASR; encoded by the coding sequence ATGACACCCTCATCGCCCTCGCTCCCCGTCGTCATCGTCGGGGCCGGCCCCGCCGGTATGGCGACCGCGCTGGCGCTGCACAAGGTCGGCCATCCGGTCCACCTCCTCGAGCGCTACCGCGAGGCCCGGCCGGCCGGCAACATCCTCAACCTGTGGCCTCCGCCCATCAAGGCGCTCCGCGAGATGGGGGTCGACACGACCGATCTCGGGGCCCCCTGCCACACCACGTTCCGCGGTGTGAGGGGGAACATCCGCGCCGACGTGCGGATCCCCGACGAGGTCGTGCGCGAGTACGGTGGGGGCTTCATCGGTCTTCTCCGGCCGGAGCTGTACCGGCGGATGCTCGCCGCCATGCCCGCCGGCGTCCTGCAGACGAACGTCGAGGTGGCGAGCGTCGAGGACCGCGGCGACCGCGTGAGAGTGTCCCTCGGCGACGGCTCGGTCATCGACGCCGGCGTCCTGGTCGGAGCCGACGGGATCGACTCGATGATCAGGACGCAGCTGTGGGGACCCAGCGAGAGGCGTGAGCACAAGCTCCACATCATCGGCGGCTACACCTTCGCCGACGTCCCCGGCGTCGAACGCGGCGAGGTCGTCCTCACCCACGACCGTTCGGTGCAGGGGACCTACTCCTCGATCCGCGACGACGGTCGCGACGGCATCCAGTGGTGGGTCCTGGAGGCGTGGGACCCCGCGGTCGCGCCTCCCGAAGACCTGAAGGCCCACGCACTTCGTCTCGCCGGCCGCTTCCCCGGCCCTCTGTCGGGTCTCGTCGCAGCGACCGATCCCGCGCACTTCCAGCGATGGCCGATCCGCGACCGGAAGCCACTGGCCCAGTGGTCGAAGGGTCGCGTCACCCTGGCCGGCGACGCCGCCCACGCCACGTCGCCCTACGCGGCGTACGGAGCGGGCATGTCGATCGGGGATGGCTACACCCTTGCTCAGGAGCTCACCGACGTCGATCTCTCCGACACGGCGTCCGTGACCGCAGCGCTGGCTCGCTACGACGGGCGACGCATCTCCCACACCACTTCCCAGGTGCAGCAGGCGTACGTCCTGGGCAAGGTCTTCCACCACGCTCCCGCTCCGCTGCGCCCGCTCCGCGATCTCATCCTGGACCGGACGCCGATGCTGCAGAAGCAGGTCGGTGAGATGAGTCCCGCCGAGATCGTCGCCCAGCTCGAAGAGATGGGAGCCGGTCTTGCCTCACGATGA
- a CDS encoding GMC oxidoreductase, with protein sequence MPHDDASSEGRPARADVVIVGTGPAGAAVARILSEQRPDLMIIQFDAGPIVSDPPGAHVKNLSEGDRRTAQRRSEGPAPAASDISTDTLDGYASHDERIVRPGTHLLAEGYRQSGQDGLPALAFSTNVGGMGAHWTCACPRPGESERIAFLDDLDELLDEADRLLGVSAGLMADAPLAHEVRERLSRGLDHRRTRAVAPMPLAVREEPDGTLWWSGSDVVFGEATRKNPRHRLVAETVVTAVRTESGRVLGVRVTDRAAGESYEVDASIVVAAADAFRTPQLLWASGIRPPALGRYLNDQPQVVHAVKLRDVAPQSLGPAGGPIDVLSGVSWVPFTDAEPFHGQVMQLDASPVPYEGEILPGEVVGLGWFCTKDIRAEDRVEFDAAAVDEFGLPAMRVWYELTEQDRDSIERARRAIVDVGDLLGDAVFGEPLEFPPGASLHYQGTTRMGEVDDGTSVCDPDAQVWGITGLYVAGNGVIPTATACNPTLTTVALAVRAARAIAARADKTVLTEQTQDLSHA encoded by the coding sequence TTGCCTCACGATGACGCCTCATCCGAAGGACGTCCCGCGCGGGCCGATGTCGTCATCGTCGGCACGGGCCCAGCCGGAGCCGCCGTCGCCCGCATCCTCAGCGAGCAGCGGCCCGATCTCATGATCATCCAGTTCGACGCGGGACCGATCGTCAGCGACCCACCCGGCGCCCATGTGAAGAACCTGTCCGAGGGCGATCGACGGACCGCGCAGCGGCGCTCCGAGGGGCCGGCCCCGGCGGCATCCGACATCAGCACCGACACGCTCGACGGCTACGCATCCCATGACGAGCGCATCGTGCGACCCGGGACCCACCTGCTCGCCGAGGGATACCGGCAGTCGGGCCAGGACGGCCTCCCTGCGCTGGCGTTCTCGACGAATGTCGGCGGGATGGGGGCCCACTGGACCTGTGCCTGCCCGCGACCGGGTGAGAGCGAGCGGATCGCGTTCCTCGACGACCTCGACGAGCTGCTCGACGAGGCCGACCGGCTTCTGGGGGTCTCGGCCGGCCTCATGGCGGACGCGCCTCTGGCCCATGAGGTGCGTGAGCGCCTCAGCCGCGGGCTGGACCACCGCCGGACTCGAGCGGTGGCGCCGATGCCTCTCGCCGTGCGCGAGGAGCCCGACGGAACGCTCTGGTGGTCGGGGTCGGACGTCGTCTTCGGGGAGGCGACGCGGAAGAATCCTCGGCATCGCCTGGTCGCCGAGACGGTCGTCACCGCTGTCCGCACCGAGAGCGGGCGCGTGCTCGGCGTGCGCGTCACCGATAGAGCGGCCGGCGAATCGTACGAGGTCGACGCCTCGATCGTCGTCGCCGCCGCCGACGCCTTCCGGACTCCGCAGCTGCTGTGGGCATCGGGGATCCGGCCGCCGGCCCTCGGCCGGTACCTGAACGATCAGCCTCAGGTCGTGCACGCCGTGAAACTCCGCGACGTCGCGCCGCAGTCGCTCGGCCCGGCCGGTGGCCCGATCGACGTGCTCAGCGGGGTCTCGTGGGTGCCCTTCACGGACGCCGAACCGTTCCATGGCCAGGTCATGCAGCTGGATGCCTCGCCCGTCCCCTACGAGGGTGAGATCCTGCCGGGCGAGGTCGTCGGACTGGGCTGGTTCTGCACCAAGGACATCCGAGCGGAGGACCGGGTCGAGTTCGACGCCGCGGCGGTCGACGAATTCGGGCTGCCCGCGATGCGGGTCTGGTACGAGCTCACCGAACAGGATCGCGACAGCATCGAGCGCGCGCGGCGCGCGATCGTCGACGTCGGCGACCTCCTCGGCGACGCGGTCTTCGGCGAGCCGCTCGAGTTCCCGCCGGGTGCGTCGCTGCATTACCAGGGAACGACCCGGATGGGCGAGGTGGACGACGGCACGAGCGTCTGCGACCCCGACGCCCAGGTATGGGGGATCACGGGACTCTACGTCGCCGGGAACGGCGTCATCCCGACCGCGACCGCCTGCAATCCGACCCTCACGACGGTCGCCCTCGCCGTCCGCGCCGCGCGCGCCATCGCGGCCAGGGCGGATAAGACCGTGCTCACCGAACAGACTCAGGACCTGTCACATGCTTGA
- a CDS encoding sugar phosphate isomerase/epimerase family protein produces the protein MNAPSLKYGVSLYSYTGDMNTVLTLDDAMAEIASVGAAGIEILGESNVPRYPEPAPAWIDQWHGLLDRHGLEPTNYCSWVDIGHTGGPDLTTEEGVAVLRRDIELAATLGFTTIRPKFGVVSMELDPHPAWEPIVEANLDLAADHGVVICPEIHAPTPIKHRVVDDYIAFIERTGSPNFRLMIDTGIFQREASTAVQPGVSEEGHKGGWMTPLAVPMSDLVDVLPYVGFIQAKFFDIDDDLVDPQIPWREIVETLVTHGYDGWLSSEYEGERIPYRGQEQVRRQHALLRSLEAEVRADTGSAQGGQRPRT, from the coding sequence GTGAACGCGCCCTCCCTGAAGTACGGCGTCTCGCTGTACAGCTACACCGGCGACATGAACACCGTGCTCACCCTGGACGACGCCATGGCCGAGATCGCCTCCGTCGGCGCGGCGGGGATCGAGATCCTCGGTGAGTCGAACGTGCCGCGCTATCCCGAGCCCGCCCCGGCCTGGATCGACCAGTGGCATGGACTGCTGGATCGACATGGCCTCGAGCCGACGAACTACTGCTCCTGGGTCGACATCGGCCACACCGGCGGTCCCGACCTCACGACCGAAGAGGGCGTCGCGGTGCTCCGCCGCGACATCGAACTCGCCGCGACATTGGGCTTCACCACGATCCGGCCCAAGTTCGGGGTGGTCAGCATGGAACTCGACCCCCACCCTGCCTGGGAGCCCATCGTCGAAGCGAACCTGGATCTCGCCGCAGACCACGGCGTCGTCATCTGCCCCGAGATCCACGCGCCGACGCCCATCAAGCATCGCGTCGTCGACGACTACATCGCCTTCATCGAACGCACGGGTTCGCCGAACTTCCGTCTGATGATCGACACCGGCATCTTCCAGCGCGAGGCGTCGACCGCCGTGCAGCCCGGGGTGAGCGAGGAGGGACACAAGGGAGGATGGATGACGCCGCTCGCCGTCCCGATGAGCGACCTCGTCGACGTGCTTCCCTACGTCGGGTTCATCCAGGCGAAGTTCTTCGACATCGACGACGACCTCGTGGACCCGCAGATCCCCTGGCGCGAGATCGTCGAGACCCTGGTGACCCACGGCTACGACGGATGGCTTTCGAGCGAGTACGAGGGGGAGCGCATCCCCTATCGCGGGCAGGAGCAGGTGCGACGTCAGCACGCGCTGCTCCGGTCGCTCGAGGCCGAGGTGCGGGCGGACACCGGATCCGCCCAGGGAGGTCAGCGCCCCCGCACGTGA